In Homo sapiens chromosome 11, GRCh38.p14 Primary Assembly, one DNA window encodes the following:
- the NLRX1 gene encoding NLR family member X1 isoform 1 precursor (isoform 1 precursor is encoded by transcript variant 1), producing the protein MRWGHHLPRASWGSGFRRALQRPDDRIPFLIHWSWPLQGERPFGPPRAFIRHHGSSVDSAPPPGRHGRLFPSASATEAIQRHRRNLAEWFSRLPREERQFGPTFALDTVHVDPVIRESTPDELLRPPAELALEHQPPQAGLPPLALSQLFNPDACGRRVQTVVLYGTVGTGKSTLVRKMVLDWCYGRLPAFELLIPFSCEDLSSLGPAPASLCQLVAQRYTPLKEVLPLMAAAGSHLLFVLHGLEHLNLDFRLAGTGLCSDPEEPQEPAAIIVNLLRKYMLPQASILVTTRPSAIGRIPSKYVGRYGEICGFSDTNLQKLYFQLRLNQPYCGYAVGGSGVSATPAQRDHLVQMLSRNLEGHHQIAAACFLPSYCWLVCATLHFLHAPTPAGQTLTSIYTSFLRLNFSGETLDSTDPSNLSLMAYAARTMGKLAYEGVSSRKTYFSEEDVCGCLEAGIRTEEEFQLLHIFRRDALRFFLAPCVEPGRAGTFVFTVPAMQEYLAALYIVLGLRKTTLQKVGKEVAELVGRVGEDVSLVLGIMAKLLPLRALPLLFNLIKVVPRVFGRMVGKSREAVAQAMVLEMFREEDYYNDDVLDQMGASILGVEGPRRHPDEPPEDEVFELFPMFMGGLLSAHNRAVLAQLGCPIKNLDALENAQAIKKKLGKLGRQVLPPSELLDHLFFHYEFQNQRFSAEVLSSLRQLNLAGVRMTPVKCTVVAAVLGSGRHALDEVNLASCQLDPAGLRTLLPVFLRARKLGLQLNSLGPEACKDLRDLLLHDQCQITTLRLSNNPLTAAGVAVLMEGLAGNTSVTHLSLLHTGLGDEGLELLAAQLDRNRQLQELNVAYNGAGDTAALALARAAREHPSLELLHLYFNELSSEGRQVLRDLGGAAEGGARVVVSLTEGTAVSEYWSVILSEVQRNLNSWDRARVQRHLELLLRDLEDSRGATLNPWRKAQLLRVEGEVRALLEQLGSSGS; encoded by the exons ATGAGGTGGGGCCACCATTTGCCCAGGGCCTCTTGGGGCTCTGGTTTTAGAAGAGCACTCCAGCGACCAG ATGATCGTATCCCCTTCCTGATCCACTGGAGTTGGCCCCTTCAAGGGGAGCGTCCCTTTGGGCCCCCTAG GGCCTTTATACGCCACCACGGAAGCTCGGTAGATAGCGCTCCCCCACCCGGGAGGCATGGACGGCTGTTCCCCAGCGCCTCTGCAACTG AAGCTATACAGCGGCACCGCCGGAACCTGGCTGAGTGGTTCAGCCGGCTGCCCAGGGAGGAGCGCCAGTTTGGCCCAACCTTTGCCCTAGACACGGTCCACGTTGACCCTGTGATCCGCGAGAGTACCCCTGATGAGCTACTTCGCCCACCCGCGGAGCTGGCCCTGGAGCATCAGCCACCCCAGGCCGGGCTCCCCCCACTGGCCTTGTCTCAGCTCTTTAACCCGGATGCCTGTGGGCGCCGGGTGCAGACAGTGGTGCTGTATGGGACAGTGGGCACAGGCAAGAGCACGCTGGTGCGCAAGATGGTTCTGGACTGGTGTTATGGGCGGCTGCCGGCCTTCGAGCTGCTCATCCCCTTCTCCTGTGAGGACCTGTCATCCCtgggccctgccccagcctccctgtgCCAACTTGTGGCCCAGCGCTACACGCCCCTGAAGGAGGTTCTGCCCCTGATGGCTGCTGCTGGGTCCCACCTCCTCTTTGTGCTCCATGGCTTAGAGCATCTCAACCTCGACTTCCGGCTGGCAGGCACGGGACTTTGTAGTGACCCGGAGGAACCGCAGGAACCAGCTGCTATCATCGTCAACCTGCTGCGCAAATACATGCTGCCTCAG GCCAGCATTCTGGTGACCACTCGGCCCTCTGCCATTGGCCGTATCCCCAGCAAGTACGTGGGCCGCTATGGTGAGATCTGCGGTTTCTCTGATACCAACCTGCAGAAGCTCTACTTCCAGCTCCGCCTCAACCAGCCGTACTGCGGGTATGCCGTTGGCGGTTCAGGTGTCTCTGCCACACCAGCTCAGCGTGACCACCTGGTGCAGATGCTCTCCCGGAACCTGGAGGGGCACCACCAGATAGCCGCTGCCTGCTTCCTGCCGTCCTATTGCTGGCTCGTTTGTGCCACCTTGCACTTCCTGCATGCCCCCACGCCTGCTGGGCAGACCCTTACAAGCATCTATACCAGCTTCCTGCGCCTCAACTTCAGCGGGGAAACCCTGGACAGCACTGACCCCTCCAATTTGTCCCTGATGGCCTATGCAGCCCGAACCATGGGCAAGTTGGCCTATGAGGGGGTGTCCTCCCGCAAGACCTACTTCTCTGAAGAGGATGTCTGTGGCTGCCTGGAGGCTGGCATCAGGACGGAGGAGGAGTTTCAGCTGCTGCACATCTTCCGTCGGGATGCCCTGAGGTTTTTCCTGGCCCCATGTGTGGAGCCAGGGCGTGCAGGCACCTTCGTGTTCACCGTGCCCGCCATGCAGGAATACCTGGCTGCCCTCTACATTGTGCTGGGTTTGCGCAAGACGACCCTGCAAAAGGTGGGCAAGGAAGTGGCTGAGCTCGTGGGCCGTGTTGGGGAGGACGTCAGCCTGGTACTGGGCATCATGGCCAAGCTGCTGCCTCTGCGGGCTCTGCCTCTGCTCTTCAACCTGATCAAG GTGGTTCCACGAGTGTTTGGGCGCATGGTGGGTAAAAGCCGGGAGGCGGTGGCTCAGGCCATGGTGCTGGAGATGTTTCGAGAGGAGGACTACTACAACGATGATGTTCTGGACCAGATGGGCGCCAGTATCCTGGGCGTGGAGGGCCCCCGGCGCCACCCAGATGAGCCCCCTGAGGATGAAGTCTTCGAGCTCTTCCCCATGTTCATGGGGGGGCTTCTCTCTGCCCACAACCGAGCTGTGCTAGCTCAGCTTGGCTGCCCCATCAAGAACCTGGATGCCCTGGAGAATGCCCAGGCCATCAAGAAGAAGCTGGGCAAGCTGGGCCGGCAGGTGCTGCCCCCATCAGAGCTCCTTGACCACCTCTTCTTCCACTATGAGTTCCAGAACCAGCGCTTCTCCGCTGAGGTGCTCAGCTCCCTGCGTCAGCTCAACCTGGCAGGTGTGCGCATGACACCAGTCAAGTGCACAGTGGTGGCAGCTGTGCTGGGCAGCGGAAGGCATGCCCTGGATGAGGTGAACTTGGCCTCCTGCCAGCTAGATCCTGCTGGGCTGCGCACACTCCTGCCTGTCTTCCTGCGTGCCCGGAAGCTGGG CTTGCAACTCAACAGCCTGGGCCCTGAGGCCTGCAAGGACCTCCGAGACCTGTTGCTGCATGACCAGTGCCAAATTACCACACTGCG GCTGTCCAACAACCCGCTGACGGCGGCAGGTGTTGCCGTGCTAATGGAGGGGCTGGCAGGAAACACCTCAGTGACGCACCTGTCCCTGCTGCACACGGGCCTTGGGGACGAAGGCCTGGAGCTGCTGGCTGCCCAGCTGGACCGCAACCGGCAGCTGCAGGAGCTGAACGTGGCGTACAACGGTGCTGGTGACACAGcggccctggccctggccagaGCTGCCCGGGAGCACCCTTCCCTGGAACTGCTACA cctCTACTTCAATGAGCTGAGCTCAGAGGGCCGCCAGGTCTTGCGAGACTTGGGGGGTGCTGCTGAAGGTGGTGCCCGGGTGGTGGTGTCACTGACAGAGGGGACGGCGGTGTCAGAATACTGGTCAGTGATCCTCAGTGAAGTCCAGCGGAACCTCAATAGCTGGGATCGGGCCCGGGTTCAGCGACACCTTGAGCTCCTACTGCGGGATCTGGAAGATAGCCGGGGTGCCACCCTTAATCCTTGGCGCAAGGCCCAGCTGCTGCGAGTGGAGGGCGAGGTCAGGGCCCTCCTGGAGCAGCTGGGAAGCTCTGGAAGCTGA
- the NLRX1 gene encoding NLR family member X1 isoform X2 — translation MRWGHHLPRASWGSGFRRALQRPDDRIPFLIHWSWPLQGERPFGPPRAFIRHHGSSVDSAPPPGRHGRLFPSASATEAIQRHRRNLAEWFSRLPREERQFGPTFALDTVHVDPVIRESTPDELLRPPAELALEHQPPQAGLPPLALSQLFNPDACGRRVQTVVLYGTVGTGKSTLVRKMVLDWCYGRLPAFELLIPFSCEDLSSLGPAPASLCQLVAQRYTPLKEVLPLMAAAGSHLLFVLHGLEHLNLDFRLAGTGLCSDPEEPQEPAAIIVNLLRKYMLPQASILVTTRPSAIGRIPSKYVGRYGEICGFSDTNLQKLYFQLRLNQPYCGYAVGGSGVSATPAQRDHLVQMLSRNLEGHHQIAAACFLPSYCWLVCATLHFLHAPTPAGQTLTSIYTSFLRLNFSGETLDSTDPSNLSLMAYAARTMGKLAYEGVSSRKTYFSEEDVCGCLEAGIRTEEEFQLLHIFRRDALRFFLAPCVEPGRAGTFVFTVPAMQEYLAALYIVLGLRKTTLQKVGKEVAELVGRVGEDVSLVLGIMAKLLPLRALPLLFNLIKVVPRVFGRMVGKSREAVAQAMVLEMFREEDYYNDDVLDQMGASILGVEGPRRHPDEPPEDEVFELFPMFMGGLLSAHNRAVLAQLGCPIKNLDALENAQAIKKKLGKLGRQVLPPSELLDHLFFHYEFQNQRFSAEVLSSLRQLNLAGVRMTPVKCTVVAAVLGSGRHALDEVNLASCQLDPAGLRTLLPVFLRARKLGLQLNSLGPEACKDLRDLLLHDQCQITTLRLSNNPLTAAGVAVLMEGLAGNTSVTHLSLLHTGLGDEGLELLAAQLDRNRQLQELNVAYNGAGDTAALALARAAREHPSLELLQGVAIQMCWKLPLLPYAHLWTPRMPSHWCFLLILMPPLPQWYDGLVAPRGRCT, via the exons ATGAGGTGGGGCCACCATTTGCCCAGGGCCTCTTGGGGCTCTGGTTTTAGAAGAGCACTCCAGCGACCAG ATGATCGTATCCCCTTCCTGATCCACTGGAGTTGGCCCCTTCAAGGGGAGCGTCCCTTTGGGCCCCCTAG GGCCTTTATACGCCACCACGGAAGCTCGGTAGATAGCGCTCCCCCACCCGGGAGGCATGGACGGCTGTTCCCCAGCGCCTCTGCAACTG AAGCTATACAGCGGCACCGCCGGAACCTGGCTGAGTGGTTCAGCCGGCTGCCCAGGGAGGAGCGCCAGTTTGGCCCAACCTTTGCCCTAGACACGGTCCACGTTGACCCTGTGATCCGCGAGAGTACCCCTGATGAGCTACTTCGCCCACCCGCGGAGCTGGCCCTGGAGCATCAGCCACCCCAGGCCGGGCTCCCCCCACTGGCCTTGTCTCAGCTCTTTAACCCGGATGCCTGTGGGCGCCGGGTGCAGACAGTGGTGCTGTATGGGACAGTGGGCACAGGCAAGAGCACGCTGGTGCGCAAGATGGTTCTGGACTGGTGTTATGGGCGGCTGCCGGCCTTCGAGCTGCTCATCCCCTTCTCCTGTGAGGACCTGTCATCCCtgggccctgccccagcctccctgtgCCAACTTGTGGCCCAGCGCTACACGCCCCTGAAGGAGGTTCTGCCCCTGATGGCTGCTGCTGGGTCCCACCTCCTCTTTGTGCTCCATGGCTTAGAGCATCTCAACCTCGACTTCCGGCTGGCAGGCACGGGACTTTGTAGTGACCCGGAGGAACCGCAGGAACCAGCTGCTATCATCGTCAACCTGCTGCGCAAATACATGCTGCCTCAG GCCAGCATTCTGGTGACCACTCGGCCCTCTGCCATTGGCCGTATCCCCAGCAAGTACGTGGGCCGCTATGGTGAGATCTGCGGTTTCTCTGATACCAACCTGCAGAAGCTCTACTTCCAGCTCCGCCTCAACCAGCCGTACTGCGGGTATGCCGTTGGCGGTTCAGGTGTCTCTGCCACACCAGCTCAGCGTGACCACCTGGTGCAGATGCTCTCCCGGAACCTGGAGGGGCACCACCAGATAGCCGCTGCCTGCTTCCTGCCGTCCTATTGCTGGCTCGTTTGTGCCACCTTGCACTTCCTGCATGCCCCCACGCCTGCTGGGCAGACCCTTACAAGCATCTATACCAGCTTCCTGCGCCTCAACTTCAGCGGGGAAACCCTGGACAGCACTGACCCCTCCAATTTGTCCCTGATGGCCTATGCAGCCCGAACCATGGGCAAGTTGGCCTATGAGGGGGTGTCCTCCCGCAAGACCTACTTCTCTGAAGAGGATGTCTGTGGCTGCCTGGAGGCTGGCATCAGGACGGAGGAGGAGTTTCAGCTGCTGCACATCTTCCGTCGGGATGCCCTGAGGTTTTTCCTGGCCCCATGTGTGGAGCCAGGGCGTGCAGGCACCTTCGTGTTCACCGTGCCCGCCATGCAGGAATACCTGGCTGCCCTCTACATTGTGCTGGGTTTGCGCAAGACGACCCTGCAAAAGGTGGGCAAGGAAGTGGCTGAGCTCGTGGGCCGTGTTGGGGAGGACGTCAGCCTGGTACTGGGCATCATGGCCAAGCTGCTGCCTCTGCGGGCTCTGCCTCTGCTCTTCAACCTGATCAAG GTGGTTCCACGAGTGTTTGGGCGCATGGTGGGTAAAAGCCGGGAGGCGGTGGCTCAGGCCATGGTGCTGGAGATGTTTCGAGAGGAGGACTACTACAACGATGATGTTCTGGACCAGATGGGCGCCAGTATCCTGGGCGTGGAGGGCCCCCGGCGCCACCCAGATGAGCCCCCTGAGGATGAAGTCTTCGAGCTCTTCCCCATGTTCATGGGGGGGCTTCTCTCTGCCCACAACCGAGCTGTGCTAGCTCAGCTTGGCTGCCCCATCAAGAACCTGGATGCCCTGGAGAATGCCCAGGCCATCAAGAAGAAGCTGGGCAAGCTGGGCCGGCAGGTGCTGCCCCCATCAGAGCTCCTTGACCACCTCTTCTTCCACTATGAGTTCCAGAACCAGCGCTTCTCCGCTGAGGTGCTCAGCTCCCTGCGTCAGCTCAACCTGGCAGGTGTGCGCATGACACCAGTCAAGTGCACAGTGGTGGCAGCTGTGCTGGGCAGCGGAAGGCATGCCCTGGATGAGGTGAACTTGGCCTCCTGCCAGCTAGATCCTGCTGGGCTGCGCACACTCCTGCCTGTCTTCCTGCGTGCCCGGAAGCTGGG CTTGCAACTCAACAGCCTGGGCCCTGAGGCCTGCAAGGACCTCCGAGACCTGTTGCTGCATGACCAGTGCCAAATTACCACACTGCG GCTGTCCAACAACCCGCTGACGGCGGCAGGTGTTGCCGTGCTAATGGAGGGGCTGGCAGGAAACACCTCAGTGACGCACCTGTCCCTGCTGCACACGGGCCTTGGGGACGAAGGCCTGGAGCTGCTGGCTGCCCAGCTGGACCGCAACCGGCAGCTGCAGGAGCTGAACGTGGCGTACAACGGTGCTGGTGACACAGcggccctggccctggccagaGCTGCCCGGGAGCACCCTTCCCTGGAACTGCTACA GGGTGTCGCCATCCAGATGTGTTGGAAGCTTCCCCTCCTGCCTTATGCTCACCTGTGGACACCGAGGATGCCCTCACATTGGTGCTTTCTCCTCATCCTCATGCCCCCTTTGCCACAATGGTATGATGGCTTGGTAGCCCCTCGAGGCAGATGCACCTGA
- the NLRX1 gene encoding NLR family member X1 isoform X3, with protein sequence MVLDWCYGRLPAFELLIPFSCEDLSSLGPAPASLCQLVAQRYTPLKEVLPLMAAAGSHLLFVLHGLEHLNLDFRLAGTGLCSDPEEPQEPAAIIVNLLRKYMLPQASILVTTRPSAIGRIPSKYVGRYGEICGFSDTNLQKLYFQLRLNQPYCGYAVGGSGVSATPAQRDHLVQMLSRNLEGHHQIAAACFLPSYCWLVCATLHFLHAPTPAGQTLTSIYTSFLRLNFSGETLDSTDPSNLSLMAYAARTMGKLAYEGVSSRKTYFSEEDVCGCLEAGIRTEEEFQLLHIFRRDALRFFLAPCVEPGRAGTFVFTVPAMQEYLAALYIVLGLRKTTLQKVGKEVAELVGRVGEDVSLVLGIMAKLLPLRALPLLFNLIKVVPRVFGRMVGKSREAVAQAMVLEMFREEDYYNDDVLDQMGASILGVEGPRRHPDEPPEDEVFELFPMFMGGLLSAHNRAVLAQLGCPIKNLDALENAQAIKKKLGKLGRQVLPPSELLDHLFFHYEFQNQRFSAEVLSSLRQLNLAGVRMTPVKCTVVAAVLGSGRHALDEVNLASCQLDPAGLRTLLPVFLRARKLGLQLNSLGPEACKDLRDLLLHDQCQITTLRLSNNPLTAAGVAVLMEGLAGNTSVTHLSLLHTGLGDEGLELLAAQLDRNRQLQELNVAYNGAGDTAALALARAAREHPSLELLHLYFNELSSEGRQVLRDLGGAAEGGARVVVSLTEGTAVSEYWSVILSEVQRNLNSWDRARVQRHLELLLRDLEDSRGATLNPWRKAQLLRVEGEVRALLEQLGSSGS encoded by the exons ATGGTTCTGGACTGGTGTTATGGGCGGCTGCCGGCCTTCGAGCTGCTCATCCCCTTCTCCTGTGAGGACCTGTCATCCCtgggccctgccccagcctccctgtgCCAACTTGTGGCCCAGCGCTACACGCCCCTGAAGGAGGTTCTGCCCCTGATGGCTGCTGCTGGGTCCCACCTCCTCTTTGTGCTCCATGGCTTAGAGCATCTCAACCTCGACTTCCGGCTGGCAGGCACGGGACTTTGTAGTGACCCGGAGGAACCGCAGGAACCAGCTGCTATCATCGTCAACCTGCTGCGCAAATACATGCTGCCTCAG GCCAGCATTCTGGTGACCACTCGGCCCTCTGCCATTGGCCGTATCCCCAGCAAGTACGTGGGCCGCTATGGTGAGATCTGCGGTTTCTCTGATACCAACCTGCAGAAGCTCTACTTCCAGCTCCGCCTCAACCAGCCGTACTGCGGGTATGCCGTTGGCGGTTCAGGTGTCTCTGCCACACCAGCTCAGCGTGACCACCTGGTGCAGATGCTCTCCCGGAACCTGGAGGGGCACCACCAGATAGCCGCTGCCTGCTTCCTGCCGTCCTATTGCTGGCTCGTTTGTGCCACCTTGCACTTCCTGCATGCCCCCACGCCTGCTGGGCAGACCCTTACAAGCATCTATACCAGCTTCCTGCGCCTCAACTTCAGCGGGGAAACCCTGGACAGCACTGACCCCTCCAATTTGTCCCTGATGGCCTATGCAGCCCGAACCATGGGCAAGTTGGCCTATGAGGGGGTGTCCTCCCGCAAGACCTACTTCTCTGAAGAGGATGTCTGTGGCTGCCTGGAGGCTGGCATCAGGACGGAGGAGGAGTTTCAGCTGCTGCACATCTTCCGTCGGGATGCCCTGAGGTTTTTCCTGGCCCCATGTGTGGAGCCAGGGCGTGCAGGCACCTTCGTGTTCACCGTGCCCGCCATGCAGGAATACCTGGCTGCCCTCTACATTGTGCTGGGTTTGCGCAAGACGACCCTGCAAAAGGTGGGCAAGGAAGTGGCTGAGCTCGTGGGCCGTGTTGGGGAGGACGTCAGCCTGGTACTGGGCATCATGGCCAAGCTGCTGCCTCTGCGGGCTCTGCCTCTGCTCTTCAACCTGATCAAG GTGGTTCCACGAGTGTTTGGGCGCATGGTGGGTAAAAGCCGGGAGGCGGTGGCTCAGGCCATGGTGCTGGAGATGTTTCGAGAGGAGGACTACTACAACGATGATGTTCTGGACCAGATGGGCGCCAGTATCCTGGGCGTGGAGGGCCCCCGGCGCCACCCAGATGAGCCCCCTGAGGATGAAGTCTTCGAGCTCTTCCCCATGTTCATGGGGGGGCTTCTCTCTGCCCACAACCGAGCTGTGCTAGCTCAGCTTGGCTGCCCCATCAAGAACCTGGATGCCCTGGAGAATGCCCAGGCCATCAAGAAGAAGCTGGGCAAGCTGGGCCGGCAGGTGCTGCCCCCATCAGAGCTCCTTGACCACCTCTTCTTCCACTATGAGTTCCAGAACCAGCGCTTCTCCGCTGAGGTGCTCAGCTCCCTGCGTCAGCTCAACCTGGCAGGTGTGCGCATGACACCAGTCAAGTGCACAGTGGTGGCAGCTGTGCTGGGCAGCGGAAGGCATGCCCTGGATGAGGTGAACTTGGCCTCCTGCCAGCTAGATCCTGCTGGGCTGCGCACACTCCTGCCTGTCTTCCTGCGTGCCCGGAAGCTGGG CTTGCAACTCAACAGCCTGGGCCCTGAGGCCTGCAAGGACCTCCGAGACCTGTTGCTGCATGACCAGTGCCAAATTACCACACTGCG GCTGTCCAACAACCCGCTGACGGCGGCAGGTGTTGCCGTGCTAATGGAGGGGCTGGCAGGAAACACCTCAGTGACGCACCTGTCCCTGCTGCACACGGGCCTTGGGGACGAAGGCCTGGAGCTGCTGGCTGCCCAGCTGGACCGCAACCGGCAGCTGCAGGAGCTGAACGTGGCGTACAACGGTGCTGGTGACACAGcggccctggccctggccagaGCTGCCCGGGAGCACCCTTCCCTGGAACTGCTACA cctCTACTTCAATGAGCTGAGCTCAGAGGGCCGCCAGGTCTTGCGAGACTTGGGGGGTGCTGCTGAAGGTGGTGCCCGGGTGGTGGTGTCACTGACAGAGGGGACGGCGGTGTCAGAATACTGGTCAGTGATCCTCAGTGAAGTCCAGCGGAACCTCAATAGCTGGGATCGGGCCCGGGTTCAGCGACACCTTGAGCTCCTACTGCGGGATCTGGAAGATAGCCGGGGTGCCACCCTTAATCCTTGGCGCAAGGCCCAGCTGCTGCGAGTGGAGGGCGAGGTCAGGGCCCTCCTGGAGCAGCTGGGAAGCTCTGGAAGCTGA